AAGTATTGTTCAAAAACCGCAAACCTCTACATTATTCACGGGAATATTCGGGATTTCCTCCCCCACAAGATGAACGAAGGGGAGTTTATCTTTGTCCGCATCCAGGAATACATAGCGGAAGTGCTTTTCGGTAACCGGGATATCATTGCCTTTTATGATCGATCTAGTGGGGTTTCTTTTTGTACCATCGAAATGGCCCGGGATTATAAGCGGGCCATGAAAAGCCGTTTCCCTGAGGTCCCGGAAGAAGATTTTGTATCCGCCGATCCTACCAAGAGTTTTTACTACCTGGAAAAGTACTTTTTGATGAACATACCCGAGAAACGGCGGATTGTGCTTATCATCGACTATGCGGAAACCATCGTCCCTGCCAGTGACATTGTGCGGCTTACCGAAGAAGACCGTTATTGCCTGGTAACCCTGAATCGCTGGTCCCATGATCCCATTTTTACCAAGGGAGATGTATCGATCATCCTGCTTACCGAAAACTTAGCCGATATTTCCTCCCGGCTGGTGGGGTCCCCTTCTACGGTAAAGGTGAACATTCCCATTCCTGACGAGGCGGTCCGGGCGAGTTTCCTTCAATTCCTGGAAAAACAGGGCACCCTCCTTCTGGAACGGGGCCTTACTCCCCAGCGGGTGGCTACCGTAACGAGTGGCCTTAACCTAATGAACCTGAATCGTCTGGCCTCGGAAAGTTACCAGGAAGATGTACCCCTGTCTCTTGATTATATTCGGGAGAAAAAGAAGGAGATCATCGAAAACGAGGCGGCGGGGCTTCTGGAATTTATGGAAACAAACCATGACCTTTCCTATGTGTCGGGCCATGATTTTGTCAAAAAGCGCTTTAAGAGTGCCGCCCGGGCGATAAAACAGGGGCGTCTGGATGTGCTTCCCATGGGGTATCTTATTGCGGGCCCCGTGGGTACCGGCAAAAGTTTCATGGTCAGCGCCTTTGCGGGGGAAATCGGGATCCCCATGGTGAAATTCCGCAACTTCCGGTCTAAATGGCAGGGAGTTACCGAATCGAATCTGGAAAAGGTGCTCAATATTCTTAAGGCCATGGCCCCGGTGGCGGTGATGATTGACGAGGCCGATGCCTTTCTTGGTGATCGAGACCAGGAGGGCGATTCGGGGACCAGTAACCGGGTCTTCGCCCAGATTGCGAGTTTTATGGGGAACACCGAGTATCGGGGTAAGATCATCTGGTTCCTTATTACCTGTCGCCCCGACCTGATTCCCATCGACCTAAAACGGCAGGGCCGGGCCGAGGAACACCTGGCCCTTTTTTACCCTGAAACCGATGCGGAACGGGTGGCCCTTTTCGAGACCCTGGTGCGCAAGCTTGACCTTTCTATTCGAAAGTTCCCCGTAGCGGAGGTGCTCAAAAAATTCCGCCACGAATTTTCGGGGGCTGACCTCGAAGCGGTCCTTATCCGGGCAAAATTCCGGGCCGCTATGGAGGATCGCACCTTTGTTACCCGGGAGGATGTGGAAGAAGCCCTTGCCGATTTTGTGCCCCCCTCCTATCCCTATGAAATAGAACTGCAGAATCTGGTTGCCGTCCTGGAGTGCACCTCTAAAGAAATGGTGCCCAAGCGGTTCCAGAACCTGGACCGGACAAAGCTGGTTCGGGACATCCAGGAACTCAAGTCCCTTTTGGGAGAGCGGTAAAAGAGAAGGGCCTGGTCGCCCCTGGGTAGAGATATAATCCTTTAGGGGGTTCGCTGGTAGGTCCTTTACGGGCTGAAGAAAGTTGCCCCGTTCCACATGCGTCGTCCCAGAGGGGATACTTTCTTCCGCTTTTGGCGCTAGCCTCTACGGTGTGAAGAAAATAACCCCATTTCCCAAACGTCGCCCCCCTCTCGGATTGATTTGCAACGCTCCCCCCCTTTGTAGTACACTTCACAGTGTACTGAGGAGGAACGTATCGTGCCAAAAGAATGGACGAAGGCAACGCTTGCCAAAACGATTGATCACACCCTGTTAAAACCTACTGCTACGGCAGAGCAAATACGGGAACTCTGTGCAGAAGCCCGGGCAAATCACTTTGCATCGGTCTGTGTGAATCCTGTTTGGGTTCCGCTGGTTGCAAAGGAACTTTCCGGGTCTGATGTGCTTACCTGTACGGTGATTGGATTTCCCCTGGGGGCCTCTGCAAAGGAAGTAAAGGCGGAGGAAACCCGGCTTGCCGTAAAACAGGGGGCCCAGGAAGTGGACATGGTAATCAATATTGGGGCCCTCAAAGGAGGGGACCATAGAACGGTGGAAGAGGATATCCGGGCGGTGGTAAAAGCCGCCGAAAGGGCCACCGTCAAGGTGATTATCGAAACCTGCTACCTTTCGGATGAAGAAAAACGCCTTGCCTGTGAACTGGCTCGAAAGGCGGGGGCCCACTTTGTGAAAACTTCCACCGGTTTTGGCTCGGGCGGTGCCACCGTGGAGGATGTGCGGCTTATGAAAAAGGTGGTGGGCGACACCATGAAAATAAAAGCCTCGGGGGGAATACGTTCGTATCACGATGCCATTGCCATGTTAGAGGCTGGGGCAGATAGGATTGGCACCTCCTCGGGGGTGGCGATTGTGGCGGAACTTCCGGAGTAAGGGTTGTGTGGGTTTTATCAGGAAGGGGCGAAGACTTTCCCCTATGACTGAGGAAAAGTCTTTTCCTTGACGGAAACCCTATTCCGGCTTATGATACAAAACGCTGCCCTAATAAGGGAAAGCGTCATTGATAGGAGGAGGAAGTATATGAAACGAATTATTACTGCTGCGGTGGTGGCCCTGGCGGTGATGGGGCTCCTGTTTGTGTCCTGCCAAAAGAAAGAAGGAACCGCTCAGAAAGGGGCCTTCCGAATTGGGCTGGTAACTGATATCGGTGGAATCGATGATCGATCCTTTAACCAGGGTACCTGGGAAGGAATTGTTCGGTTTGCCAAAGATTTTGGTCTTAAAGAGGGAGAATATAAGTACCTGCAATCCTCTGCAGAGGCCGATTACATTCCCAATCTTTCCACGTTCTCTGATGAAAAGCTCGACCTTATCGTGGCGCCGGGCTTCCTTTTTGAAAAAGCCATAGGAGAAGTGGCCGACAAATATCCTCAGAACAAGTACCTTATCATCGATACGGTAGTAACCAAACCCAACGTGGTGTCCGCGGTATTTGCTGAACATGAGGGGTCTTTCCTGGTAGGTGTAGCCGCCGGGCTTAAGGCAAAGGCCGATGGGAAAAAGATCGTCGGATTCCTCGGGGGGATGCAATTCCCTCTTATCGAAAAGTTCCAGGCCGGGTTTGAGCAGGGCGTAAAGGCGGTCTATCCCGAATGCACGGTCCTGGTAGACTATGCGGGGGACTTCGGAGCTCCCGATAAGGGGCAGGCCATTGCTCAGAAGCAGTATAACGCCGGGGCGTATATCATTTACCATGCCGCGGGTGGAACGGGAAATGGGCTTATTAAAGAAGCGAAGGAACGCAGCGCCAAGGGAGATATCCGCTGGGCCATTGGGGTAGACAAGGATCAGTATAACGATGGGGTCTATGCGGAAGGTAAATCGGCAGTCCTTACCAGCATGGTAAAAGGGGTCGACGTAGCGGCCTACGAAGTAGCCAAGATGGTAAAGGAAGGCAATTTCCCTGGTGGTCAAACCCTGGTGTTCTCCCTTAAGAATAAAGGGGTGGGTATCCCCGCAACCAATCCTAACCTTTCGGACGATATCATCGCTAAAGTAAAAGAATACGAAGCGAAGATCGCAAGTGGTGAACTGGTTGTTTCCGATAAGCCCGCAAAATAACACGTTAGTCTAAGAGGGGTGGGGTGTAAAAACGGTGTTTTTACACCCCCTTTTCTTTTTTAGAGATGCGGCGTCTACGGCGGCGGGAAAAGCTCCGGTGGTATGCGCTGTTTA
The sequence above is drawn from the Treponema sp. J25 genome and encodes:
- a CDS encoding AAA family ATPase, producing MAEQLIVKNLPFIKILPAWAQDLSYKYCSKTANLYIIHGNIRDFLPHKMNEGEFIFVRIQEYIAEVLFGNRDIIAFYDRSSGVSFCTIEMARDYKRAMKSRFPEVPEEDFVSADPTKSFYYLEKYFLMNIPEKRRIVLIIDYAETIVPASDIVRLTEEDRYCLVTLNRWSHDPIFTKGDVSIILLTENLADISSRLVGSPSTVKVNIPIPDEAVRASFLQFLEKQGTLLLERGLTPQRVATVTSGLNLMNLNRLASESYQEDVPLSLDYIREKKKEIIENEAAGLLEFMETNHDLSYVSGHDFVKKRFKSAARAIKQGRLDVLPMGYLIAGPVGTGKSFMVSAFAGEIGIPMVKFRNFRSKWQGVTESNLEKVLNILKAMAPVAVMIDEADAFLGDRDQEGDSGTSNRVFAQIASFMGNTEYRGKIIWFLITCRPDLIPIDLKRQGRAEEHLALFYPETDAERVALFETLVRKLDLSIRKFPVAEVLKKFRHEFSGADLEAVLIRAKFRAAMEDRTFVTREDVEEALADFVPPSYPYEIELQNLVAVLECTSKEMVPKRFQNLDRTKLVRDIQELKSLLGER
- the deoC gene encoding deoxyribose-phosphate aldolase, which codes for MPKEWTKATLAKTIDHTLLKPTATAEQIRELCAEARANHFASVCVNPVWVPLVAKELSGSDVLTCTVIGFPLGASAKEVKAEETRLAVKQGAQEVDMVINIGALKGGDHRTVEEDIRAVVKAAERATVKVIIETCYLSDEEKRLACELARKAGAHFVKTSTGFGSGGATVEDVRLMKKVVGDTMKIKASGGIRSYHDAIAMLEAGADRIGTSSGVAIVAELPE
- a CDS encoding BMP family ABC transporter substrate-binding protein; this encodes MKRIITAAVVALAVMGLLFVSCQKKEGTAQKGAFRIGLVTDIGGIDDRSFNQGTWEGIVRFAKDFGLKEGEYKYLQSSAEADYIPNLSTFSDEKLDLIVAPGFLFEKAIGEVADKYPQNKYLIIDTVVTKPNVVSAVFAEHEGSFLVGVAAGLKAKADGKKIVGFLGGMQFPLIEKFQAGFEQGVKAVYPECTVLVDYAGDFGAPDKGQAIAQKQYNAGAYIIYHAAGGTGNGLIKEAKERSAKGDIRWAIGVDKDQYNDGVYAEGKSAVLTSMVKGVDVAAYEVAKMVKEGNFPGGQTLVFSLKNKGVGIPATNPNLSDDIIAKVKEYEAKIASGELVVSDKPAK